A genome region from Mycobacterium florentinum includes the following:
- a CDS encoding Rv1893 family protein: MAVNPRDAVDAVKDIATNAVEKASDIVENASDIIRGDLKGGVSGIVENSIDIATHAVERTKEVFTGGKYDVDDE, from the coding sequence GTGGCGGTCAACCCCAGAGACGCCGTGGACGCGGTCAAGGACATCGCGACCAATGCCGTCGAAAAGGCTTCGGACATAGTCGAAAACGCCAGTGACATCATCCGCGGCGACCTCAAGGGAGGGGTCAGCGGCATCGTCGAGAATTCGATCGACATCGCCACTCATGCAGTGGAAAGAACCAAGGAAGTCTTTACCGGCGGTAAGTACGACGTCGACGACGAGTAG
- a CDS encoding YceI family protein has product MTDSWTLDAADGELQLRTAVKGRAARMGHRLTIAMTRWRAAVRWAGTDPVAAELTVEVGSFGVLSSQGGVKGLSGPEKALVRSNALSSLGADRFPEIRFTADVIEETKNGYRLSGTLEIRGKQREHVIDLHTEDLGDSWRMSAESTVRQTDYGIKPYSLLMGSVQVADDVTLSFSAVHAKDD; this is encoded by the coding sequence GTGACCGACTCGTGGACTCTGGACGCTGCCGACGGCGAACTACAACTTCGTACCGCCGTCAAGGGCCGGGCCGCGCGGATGGGCCATCGGCTCACCATCGCGATGACGCGCTGGAGGGCCGCCGTGCGGTGGGCCGGCACCGATCCCGTCGCGGCCGAATTGACGGTGGAGGTCGGCTCGTTCGGCGTGCTGAGCAGTCAGGGCGGTGTCAAGGGTCTGTCGGGTCCCGAGAAAGCGCTGGTGCGCTCGAACGCATTGAGCTCGCTGGGCGCCGACCGCTTCCCCGAAATCCGCTTCACCGCCGACGTCATCGAAGAAACCAAAAACGGCTACCGCCTCAGTGGCACGCTGGAGATCCGCGGAAAACAGCGCGAGCACGTAATCGACTTGCACACAGAAGATCTCGGTGATTCCTGGCGAATGTCTGCCGAATCCACGGTTCGCCAGACCGACTACGGCATCAAGCCGTACTCGCTGCTGATGGGCTCGGTGCAGGTCGCCGACGACGTGACGCTGTCTTTCTCCGCGGTTCACGCCAAGGACGATTGA
- a CDS encoding SDR family oxidoreductase, producing MPSVKSVFITGAGSGMGREGVRLFHANGWRVGAVDRNADGLTALGQELGDERLWTRPVDVTVKADLDAALADFCAGNADGGLDMMWNNAGIGESGWFEDVPYEATMRVVEVNYKAVLTGAYGALPYLKKTPGSLMFSTSSSSATYGMPRIAVYSSTKHAVKGLTEALSVEWHRHGVRVADVLPGLIDTAILTTTPNHSADGGAPMTADELRASAPKKGLMRLMPAASVAEAAWEAYHNPKRLHWYVPKSIRMIDLLKGLSPEFVRGRIAKSLPGLMPKGQ from the coding sequence ATGCCAAGCGTTAAATCGGTCTTCATCACCGGCGCGGGCAGCGGGATGGGCCGTGAAGGAGTCCGGCTCTTCCACGCCAACGGGTGGCGGGTCGGTGCCGTCGACCGCAACGCTGACGGCCTGACGGCGCTCGGTCAGGAGCTTGGCGACGAGCGCCTGTGGACTCGCCCCGTCGACGTGACGGTCAAGGCGGATCTGGACGCAGCCCTGGCCGACTTCTGCGCCGGCAATGCCGATGGCGGGCTGGACATGATGTGGAACAACGCCGGGATCGGTGAATCCGGGTGGTTCGAGGACGTGCCCTACGAGGCCACGATGCGCGTCGTCGAGGTGAACTACAAAGCAGTGCTGACAGGCGCTTACGGCGCACTGCCCTATCTCAAGAAAACTCCCGGCAGCCTGATGTTCTCGACGTCGTCGTCGTCGGCCACCTACGGGATGCCGCGCATCGCGGTGTATTCGTCGACCAAGCACGCCGTCAAGGGACTGACCGAAGCGCTGAGCGTGGAATGGCATCGCCATGGTGTGCGGGTCGCCGACGTGCTGCCCGGTCTGATCGACACCGCCATCCTGACCACGACGCCCAACCACTCCGCCGACGGCGGCGCCCCGATGACCGCTGACGAGCTGCGCGCCAGCGCGCCGAAAAAGGGCCTTATGCGGCTGATGCCGGCGGCCAGTGTGGCCGAGGCCGCGTGGGAGGCCTACCACAACCCCAAGCGGCTGCATTGGTATGTGCCGAAGAGCATTCGGATGATCGACCTGCTCAAGGGCCTCAGCCCCGAGTTTGTCCGCGGCCGCATCGCCAAATCGCTGCCCGGGCTGATGCCGAAGGGGCAGTAA
- a CDS encoding chorismate mutase — MSLLRLTAIVRRSSALRALLTALPAATLLATPARADASALTELVDAAAQRLQVAEAVAAYKWIAHVAVEDPDRVQQQLAKLSADAAGEHIDPNYVTRVFGDQINATEAIEHSRFAEWKLNPPSAPAAAPDLSVSRSTIDGLNQTMLNQIVIHWDLLHSPACAPQLDAARAAVTRARLLDRLYQQALKLATQSYCS; from the coding sequence ATGTCGCTACTGCGCTTGACGGCAATCGTCAGGCGCAGTAGCGCGTTAAGGGCCTTGCTGACCGCGTTGCCGGCCGCCACGCTGCTGGCCACACCGGCACGAGCCGACGCCAGCGCGCTGACCGAGCTGGTCGATGCGGCCGCGCAGCGGTTGCAGGTCGCCGAGGCGGTGGCCGCCTACAAGTGGATCGCGCATGTTGCCGTCGAGGATCCGGACCGCGTCCAACAGCAACTCGCCAAGCTGAGCGCCGACGCCGCCGGCGAACACATCGACCCGAACTACGTCACCCGGGTATTCGGGGACCAGATCAACGCTACCGAAGCAATCGAGCACAGCCGGTTCGCGGAGTGGAAACTCAACCCGCCGAGCGCGCCGGCGGCGGCTCCCGACCTGTCGGTGTCCCGGTCGACGATCGACGGCCTCAACCAGACGATGCTCAACCAGATAGTGATCCACTGGGACCTTCTGCACTCGCCGGCATGCGCCCCGCAACTCGACGCCGCACGGGCCGCCGTCACCCGTGCTCGCCTGTTAGACAGGCTCTATCAGCAGGCCCTGAAGCTGGCCACGCAGTCTTATTGCAGTTAA
- a CDS encoding SRPBCC family protein — protein sequence MCLDRAMEGSATVHMAAPADKIWNLISDVRNTGKFSPEVFEAEWLGEQTGPALGAKFRGHVKRNEIGPVYWTVCEVTACEPGREFGFSVLLGDRPVNNWHYRLAPSGSGTDVTESFRLTPAPWLGVYWLLGGFLRKRRNVRDMTKTLNRIKDVAEAG from the coding sequence ATGTGTTTGGATCGGGCCATGGAAGGTTCGGCGACTGTACATATGGCGGCACCCGCGGACAAGATCTGGAACCTGATTTCAGACGTCCGCAACACCGGGAAGTTTTCGCCGGAGGTCTTTGAAGCCGAGTGGCTGGGTGAACAGACAGGTCCGGCCCTCGGTGCCAAATTCCGGGGTCACGTTAAGAGAAACGAGATCGGGCCGGTTTATTGGACGGTCTGCGAGGTAACCGCTTGCGAACCCGGCCGCGAATTCGGCTTCTCGGTCTTGCTCGGCGACAGGCCGGTCAACAACTGGCACTACCGCCTCGCGCCGTCGGGTTCCGGGACGGATGTGACCGAGTCTTTCCGGCTCACCCCCGCCCCTTGGCTCGGGGTCTACTGGTTGCTTGGCGGCTTTCTGCGCAAGCGCCGCAACGTCCGTGATATGACCAAGACGCTCAACCGCATCAAAGATGTGGCCGAGGCGGGCTGA
- a CDS encoding nitronate monooxygenase produces MHTPICDELGIEFPIFAFTHCRDVVVAVSKAGGFGVLGAVGFTPEQLEIELNWIDENIGDHPYGVDIVIPNKYEGMDSNQSAEDLAETLRKMVPQEHLDFGKKILADHGVPVEDSDGDTLQLLGWTEATATPQVEVALKHPKVKMIANALGTPPAEMIKHVHEAGLKVAALCGSPSQARKHADAGVDIVIAQGGEAGGHCGEVGSIVLWPQVVKEVAPVPVLGAGGIGSGQQIAAALALGCQGAWTGSQWLMVEESSNTPVQQAAYIKAGSRDTVRSRSFTGKPARMLRNDWTEAWEKPDNPKPLGMPLQYMVSGMAVRATNRYPNESVDVAFNPVGQVVGQFNKVEKTSTVIERWVQEYLEATAKLDELNEAASV; encoded by the coding sequence ATGCACACCCCTATTTGCGACGAACTCGGTATCGAGTTCCCGATCTTCGCCTTCACGCACTGTCGCGACGTCGTGGTTGCGGTCAGCAAGGCCGGGGGGTTCGGCGTGCTCGGGGCGGTCGGCTTCACGCCCGAGCAGCTCGAAATCGAGCTCAACTGGATCGACGAGAACATCGGCGACCACCCGTACGGCGTCGACATCGTGATCCCGAACAAGTACGAGGGCATGGACTCGAACCAGTCAGCCGAAGATCTCGCCGAGACACTGCGCAAGATGGTTCCGCAGGAGCACCTGGACTTCGGCAAGAAGATCCTCGCCGACCACGGCGTGCCCGTCGAGGACAGCGACGGCGACACTCTGCAGCTGCTCGGGTGGACCGAGGCGACCGCCACGCCGCAGGTCGAGGTGGCACTCAAGCACCCCAAGGTCAAGATGATCGCCAACGCGCTGGGCACCCCGCCGGCGGAGATGATCAAGCACGTCCACGAGGCCGGGCTCAAGGTGGCCGCGCTGTGCGGCTCTCCCTCGCAGGCGCGCAAGCACGCCGACGCGGGCGTCGACATCGTCATCGCCCAGGGCGGCGAGGCCGGCGGCCACTGTGGTGAGGTGGGTTCGATCGTGCTGTGGCCACAGGTCGTCAAGGAGGTGGCCCCGGTGCCGGTCCTGGGCGCGGGCGGCATCGGCAGCGGCCAGCAGATCGCCGCGGCGCTGGCGCTGGGCTGCCAGGGCGCCTGGACCGGCTCGCAATGGTTGATGGTCGAGGAATCCTCGAACACCCCGGTGCAGCAGGCGGCCTACATCAAGGCAGGCAGCCGCGACACCGTGCGTAGTCGTTCGTTCACCGGCAAGCCAGCCCGCATGCTGCGCAACGACTGGACCGAGGCGTGGGAGAAGCCTGACAACCCGAAGCCGCTCGGTATGCCGTTGCAGTACATGGTTTCCGGCATGGCCGTGCGAGCCACGAACCGCTACCCCAACGAATCCGTCGACGTGGCGTTCAACCCCGTCGGGCAGGTCGTCGGTCAGTTCAACAAGGTGGAGAAGACGTCGACGGTGATCGAGCGCTGGGTGCAGGAGTACCTGGAGGCCACGGCCAAGCTCGACGAGCTCAACGAGGCCGCCAGCGTCTAG
- the rpfC gene encoding resuscitation-promoting factor RpfC — MRNLGKPLVKYAVIGGFLAATLGPATAEAGAAPTPNWDAIAQCESGGNWHANTGNGAYGGLQFKPATWASYGGVGNPAAASREQQIAVANRLFADQGVEPWPKCGANSGLPIGWYSHPAQGIKEIINGLIQAAVPH; from the coding sequence ATGAGAAACTTGGGGAAGCCTCTCGTGAAATACGCCGTCATCGGCGGATTCCTCGCGGCGACGCTAGGCCCGGCGACCGCCGAGGCCGGCGCGGCGCCCACACCCAACTGGGACGCGATCGCGCAGTGCGAGTCCGGCGGCAACTGGCACGCCAACACCGGAAACGGTGCCTACGGCGGACTGCAATTCAAGCCGGCCACCTGGGCCAGTTACGGCGGTGTCGGCAATCCCGCCGCGGCCTCGCGCGAGCAGCAAATCGCGGTTGCCAACCGGCTTTTCGCTGACCAGGGTGTGGAGCCCTGGCCCAAGTGCGGTGCTAACTCGGGTCTGCCGATCGGGTGGTACTCGCACCCCGCGCAGGGCATCAAGGAGATCATCAACGGCCTCATTCAGGCGGCGGTCCCGCACTGA
- a CDS encoding lipoprotein LpqH encodes MAQYRLVAVGCVLAAGVAGCAEPQTTPRAAAHLTIGGASHAARPPACSQVQSFRTIDIPDRDGQVEAVVLLSAARAIPQWVKIRNVDGFTGSFWQGGVGDARVDVANSAYTITGRAYGINNSNPNKVVTTDFKITAEC; translated from the coding sequence GTGGCGCAGTACAGGTTGGTTGCGGTCGGGTGTGTGCTGGCCGCCGGCGTCGCGGGCTGCGCGGAGCCCCAGACGACGCCGCGTGCCGCCGCACACCTGACCATCGGGGGTGCCAGCCATGCGGCCCGCCCCCCCGCGTGCAGCCAGGTGCAGTCCTTCCGCACGATCGACATCCCTGACCGCGACGGCCAGGTCGAAGCGGTGGTGCTGCTCAGCGCCGCTCGGGCGATCCCGCAGTGGGTGAAGATCCGTAACGTCGACGGATTCACCGGAAGCTTCTGGCAAGGCGGGGTGGGCGACGCTCGCGTCGACGTGGCCAACAGCGCGTACACGATCACCGGCCGCGCCTACGGCATCAACAACAGCAACCCCAACAAGGTCGTCACCACGGACTTCAAAATCACCGCCGAGTGCTGA
- a CDS encoding cytochrome P450: protein MTTIKPIPNLPPGFDFTDPDVHAERLPVEELAELRRTAPIWWNEQPAGSGGFDDDGYWVLSKHKDVKEVSRRSDVFSSLENTALPRYREGTVREQRETGKFVLLNMDAPQHTHLRKIISRGFTPRAVEKLRDDLNERARQIVAKAAAEGSGDFVEQVSCELPLQAIAGLMGVPQEERMKLFHWSNQMVGDQDPEFARNDAMGASVELITYAMQMAADRAQNPGDDIVTKLVQADVDGHKLSDDEFGFFVILLAVAGNETTRNSITQGMMAFTDFPDQWELYKRERPATTADEIVRWATPVTSFQRTALEDYELSGVQIKKGQRVVMVYRSANFDEDVFDDPFTFNILRDPNPHVGFGGTGAHYCIGANLARMTIDLMFNAIADAMPDMKSAGKPERLRSGWLNGIKHWQVDYNTNGSGECPVAH, encoded by the coding sequence ATGACGACCATCAAGCCGATCCCGAATCTCCCGCCGGGGTTCGATTTCACCGATCCAGACGTCCACGCGGAACGACTGCCGGTGGAAGAACTGGCCGAGCTGCGACGCACCGCGCCGATCTGGTGGAACGAGCAGCCTGCCGGTTCGGGCGGATTCGATGACGATGGCTACTGGGTGCTGTCCAAGCACAAGGACGTCAAAGAGGTTTCGCGGCGCAGCGATGTGTTCTCCAGCCTGGAGAACACCGCGCTGCCCCGCTACCGCGAGGGCACGGTCCGCGAGCAGCGCGAGACGGGGAAGTTCGTGCTGCTCAACATGGACGCCCCGCAGCACACCCATCTGCGCAAGATCATCTCCCGGGGTTTCACTCCCCGCGCCGTCGAGAAGTTGCGCGACGACCTGAACGAGCGCGCCCGCCAGATCGTCGCGAAGGCCGCCGCCGAAGGCTCCGGCGATTTCGTCGAGCAGGTGTCGTGTGAGCTTCCATTGCAGGCCATCGCGGGGCTGATGGGGGTGCCGCAGGAGGAACGCATGAAGCTGTTCCACTGGTCCAACCAGATGGTGGGCGACCAGGACCCCGAATTCGCCCGCAACGACGCGATGGGCGCCTCGGTCGAACTGATCACCTACGCCATGCAGATGGCCGCCGACCGGGCGCAAAACCCCGGCGACGACATCGTCACCAAGCTGGTCCAGGCCGACGTCGACGGCCACAAGCTCTCCGACGACGAGTTCGGTTTCTTCGTCATCCTGCTGGCCGTGGCCGGCAATGAGACCACCCGCAACTCCATCACCCAGGGCATGATGGCTTTCACCGATTTCCCGGATCAGTGGGAGCTGTACAAAAGGGAACGTCCCGCCACCACCGCCGACGAGATCGTCCGGTGGGCCACCCCGGTCACGTCGTTTCAGCGCACCGCACTCGAGGACTACGAGCTGTCCGGGGTGCAGATCAAAAAGGGCCAACGAGTGGTGATGGTCTACCGCTCGGCCAACTTCGACGAGGACGTGTTCGACGACCCGTTCACGTTCAACATCTTGCGCGATCCCAACCCGCACGTGGGATTTGGCGGCACCGGCGCGCACTACTGCATCGGTGCAAACCTGGCGCGCATGACGATCGACCTGATGTTCAACGCGATCGCCGACGCGATGCCGGACATGAAGTCGGCCGGCAAGCCGGAGCGGCTGCGATCGGGCTGGCTCAACGGAATCAAGCACTGGCAGGTGGATTACAACACCAACGGATCCGGGGAATGCCCTGTCGCCCACTGA
- a CDS encoding DUF7159 family protein: protein MDTVLGLSLTPTACGWVLAEGHGADGTILDHQESALHAEDGVPAVSTAEQVAQEVLRVDAQADASDHHLRVIGVTWNDEAAAQAALLLEALTDAGFDNVVPVRLLEAVETLARAIAPVIGYEQTAVCVLEHEWATVVMVDTHDGDTQTVVKHISGGFDGLRSWLTGMFDRSGWRPGGVVVVGADSDIDGFSWQLEKALPVPVFAQTMAQVTVARGAALAAARSTDFTDERLIAQNTEPAPAVPARRPGHLSYAGAVTALAAGAITFVSSLAIAVGIQLAPEAGRAPGKHVVHDQAPQVAQAVAPAVAPPTEAPARRWAATGEPVSKPGVPQEGPPVEQQPDPNGPQPYLTRVLEHIPGDTGDPTSPATPTQP from the coding sequence TTGGACACGGTACTAGGGCTATCACTGACGCCGACCGCCTGCGGGTGGGTCCTTGCTGAGGGACACGGCGCAGACGGCACCATCCTGGACCACCAGGAATCGGCGCTGCACGCCGAGGACGGCGTACCCGCCGTCAGTACCGCAGAGCAGGTTGCACAAGAGGTCCTGCGGGTGGACGCGCAGGCCGATGCCAGCGATCACCATCTGCGCGTCATCGGGGTGACGTGGAACGACGAGGCCGCCGCCCAAGCCGCCCTGCTGTTGGAGGCATTGACCGACGCCGGATTCGACAATGTGGTGCCGGTCCGGTTGCTCGAGGCCGTCGAGACCCTGGCGCGGGCGATCGCGCCCGTCATCGGGTACGAGCAGACCGCGGTCTGCGTTCTCGAACACGAGTGGGCCACGGTCGTCATGGTCGACACCCATGACGGCGACACCCAAACGGTGGTAAAGCACATCAGCGGCGGCTTCGACGGGCTGCGATCCTGGCTGACCGGAATGTTCGACCGCAGCGGATGGCGTCCGGGCGGGGTGGTGGTCGTCGGCGCGGACAGCGACATCGACGGGTTTTCCTGGCAGCTCGAAAAGGCTTTGCCGGTGCCGGTCTTCGCACAGACGATGGCCCAGGTGACGGTCGCGCGCGGTGCGGCACTGGCCGCGGCGCGAAGCACCGACTTCACCGACGAACGACTGATCGCACAGAACACCGAACCCGCGCCGGCCGTGCCGGCGCGGCGGCCCGGCCACTTGTCCTACGCGGGCGCGGTGACCGCGTTGGCCGCCGGCGCCATCACCTTTGTCTCCTCGCTGGCGATTGCCGTGGGTATTCAGCTGGCTCCCGAAGCGGGACGCGCCCCGGGCAAGCACGTCGTGCACGACCAGGCACCGCAGGTTGCCCAAGCCGTGGCGCCCGCGGTCGCACCGCCGACCGAGGCGCCCGCGCGGCGCTGGGCGGCCACCGGTGAACCGGTTTCGAAACCCGGCGTACCGCAGGAGGGCCCTCCGGTCGAGCAACAGCCCGACCCGAACGGCCCGCAACCGTACTTGACGAGGGTGCTCGAACACATCCCCGGCGACACCGGCGATCCGACGTCGCCGGCTACCCCGACGCAGCCCTAG
- a CDS encoding class I SAM-dependent methyltransferase produces the protein MPRTDNDSWDLATSVGATATMVAAGRAVATKAAKPLIDDPFAEPLVRAVGIDFLARWANGEIDAADIDGAEDTWGLQRIADLMGVRTPYFDGFFRDAMDAGIRQAVILASGLDARAYRLSWPAGATVFEIDQPDVLEFKNSTLADLDARPTAELRVVPIDLRHDWPTALREKGFDPTRPSAWIAEGLLAFLPPDAQDRLLDNITSLSTAGSRLAAEIFGSRPDENGEQAKDMVAVAGERWREHGFDVELANLRYDVERNDVAAYLYRHGWRTEVRTLNELFASNGLPEVPSTAGNPASDAYYCTAIKQP, from the coding sequence ATGCCTCGTACAGACAATGATTCGTGGGACCTGGCGACCAGTGTCGGAGCGACCGCTACCATGGTGGCCGCCGGCCGGGCCGTCGCGACGAAGGCGGCTAAGCCGCTGATCGACGATCCCTTCGCCGAACCGCTGGTGCGAGCCGTGGGAATCGACTTCCTCGCGCGATGGGCTAACGGGGAGATCGACGCGGCCGACATCGACGGCGCCGAAGACACGTGGGGTTTGCAGCGGATTGCCGACCTGATGGGTGTCCGGACCCCGTACTTCGACGGGTTTTTCCGGGATGCGATGGACGCGGGTATCCGCCAGGCCGTCATCCTGGCCTCGGGCCTCGACGCGCGCGCCTACCGGCTGTCCTGGCCGGCCGGGGCCACGGTGTTCGAGATCGACCAGCCCGATGTGCTCGAGTTCAAGAACTCCACGCTGGCCGATCTCGATGCGCGGCCGACCGCCGAGCTGCGTGTGGTGCCGATCGACCTGCGCCACGATTGGCCAACGGCGTTGCGCGAAAAGGGTTTTGATCCGACCCGGCCCAGCGCATGGATCGCCGAAGGGTTGCTCGCGTTCCTACCTCCCGATGCGCAGGATCGCTTGCTGGACAACATCACCAGCCTCAGCACGGCCGGAAGTCGGCTTGCTGCAGAGATTTTCGGCAGCCGTCCGGACGAAAACGGGGAGCAGGCAAAGGACATGGTTGCCGTCGCCGGCGAGCGGTGGCGCGAACACGGGTTCGATGTGGAGCTGGCCAACTTGCGCTATGACGTCGAGCGCAATGACGTTGCCGCGTACCTGTATCGCCACGGTTGGCGGACGGAGGTCCGGACCCTGAATGAATTGTTCGCGTCCAACGGACTACCCGAAGTACCCTCGACCGCCGGCAATCCCGCTTCCGACGCCTACTACTGCACCGCGATCAAGCAGCCCTAG
- a CDS encoding esterase family protein — protein sequence MTDVSEKIRAWGRRLLVGAAAAAALPGLIGLAGGGPTASAFSRPGLPVEYLQVPSAGMGRSIKVQFQSGGSGSPAVYLLDGLRAQDDYNGWDINTPAFEWYYKSGLSIVMPVGGQSSFYTDWYRPACGKSGCSTYKWETFLTSELPGYLSSEKGVKANGSAAVGISMAGASSMNLAIYHPAQFVYAGSLSGYLSPSTGQSWIGLAMGDAGGYKKEDMWGPDSDPAWQRNDPLVNVGQLVANNTRLWVYCGNGTPNELGGANLPATFLESNFMIGVNKKFQDAYNAAGGHNAVFNFPNYGTHSWEYWGAQLNAMKGDLQTTLGATPGGGG from the coding sequence ATGACAGACGTGAGCGAGAAGATCCGGGCCTGGGGGCGCCGGCTTTTGGTCGGTGCGGCAGCGGCTGCGGCCCTGCCTGGTCTGATCGGTCTTGCCGGCGGCGGGCCCACCGCGAGTGCGTTCTCGCGACCTGGCCTGCCGGTCGAATACCTGCAAGTCCCGTCGGCGGGGATGGGCCGCAGCATCAAGGTCCAGTTCCAGAGCGGGGGCAGCGGCTCACCCGCGGTGTACCTGCTCGACGGGCTGCGGGCCCAGGATGACTACAACGGCTGGGACATCAACACCCCCGCCTTCGAGTGGTACTACAAGTCGGGCCTGTCGATCGTCATGCCGGTTGGTGGACAGTCGAGCTTCTACACCGACTGGTACCGCCCCGCGTGTGGGAAGTCCGGCTGCTCGACCTACAAGTGGGAGACCTTCCTGACCAGCGAGCTGCCCGGGTACCTGTCGTCGGAGAAGGGCGTCAAGGCCAACGGCAGCGCGGCGGTCGGTATCTCGATGGCGGGTGCCTCGTCAATGAACCTGGCGATCTACCACCCTGCTCAGTTCGTCTACGCCGGTTCGCTGTCCGGCTACCTCAGCCCGTCCACCGGGCAGAGCTGGATAGGCCTGGCGATGGGTGATGCCGGCGGCTACAAGAAGGAAGACATGTGGGGGCCGGACAGCGACCCCGCGTGGCAGCGCAACGACCCGTTGGTCAACGTCGGCCAGCTCGTCGCCAACAACACCCGGCTCTGGGTGTACTGCGGCAACGGGACTCCGAACGAACTGGGAGGCGCCAACCTGCCGGCCACGTTCCTGGAGAGCAACTTCATGATCGGCGTCAACAAGAAGTTCCAAGACGCCTACAACGCAGCGGGCGGCCACAACGCCGTGTTCAACTTCCCCAACTACGGAACCCACAGCTGGGAGTACTGGGGCGCACAGCTCAACGCGATGAAGGGTGACCTGCAGACCACCCTTGGTGCGACCCCCGGCGGCGGTGGATAA
- a CDS encoding alcohol dehydrogenase catalytic domain-containing protein: protein MPTHQAVQMRSPGGPLELAEVETKPPGRDEVRLTVTACGVCGTDRAFANGGFPSMTWPLTLGHEIAGTIAELGEGVQGFAVGDRVAVGWFGGNCDRCESCRRGIFIHCANMKVPSWQYPGGYAQSVTVPANALARIPSELSDVEAAPMGCAGVTTYNALRHTKALPGDRVAILGVGGLGHLGVQFSRAMGFETIAIARGGGKESDARKLGAHHYIDSTSGDVAKALQALGGARVVLATASNSAAMADTVGGLLPQGELITIGVTTEPLPISPVQLITPGVSIVGHPSGTSKDVEDTMHFAVLSGVRAWIEELPLAQAADGYAAMEQGRARYRTVLTM, encoded by the coding sequence ATGCCGACACACCAAGCCGTCCAAATGCGGTCCCCCGGTGGGCCTTTGGAGCTGGCAGAGGTTGAGACCAAACCGCCCGGCCGTGACGAGGTACGCCTGACGGTCACGGCTTGTGGCGTGTGTGGCACCGACCGTGCGTTCGCCAACGGCGGCTTTCCAAGCATGACGTGGCCGCTCACCCTTGGCCACGAAATCGCCGGAACCATAGCCGAACTCGGTGAGGGCGTGCAGGGATTCGCGGTCGGCGATCGGGTCGCCGTCGGCTGGTTCGGTGGAAACTGTGACCGCTGCGAATCCTGCCGCAGGGGCATCTTCATCCACTGCGCGAACATGAAGGTCCCGAGCTGGCAGTACCCGGGCGGTTACGCGCAGTCGGTGACGGTGCCGGCCAACGCGCTAGCCCGGATTCCGTCCGAGCTGTCGGATGTGGAGGCGGCCCCGATGGGCTGTGCCGGTGTCACGACGTACAACGCCTTGCGTCACACCAAGGCGCTGCCCGGTGACCGGGTCGCGATTCTCGGGGTCGGTGGACTCGGGCACCTCGGCGTGCAGTTCTCCCGGGCGATGGGTTTCGAGACCATCGCGATTGCCAGGGGCGGCGGCAAAGAATCCGATGCCCGGAAATTGGGCGCCCATCACTACATCGATTCCACCAGCGGCGACGTCGCCAAAGCATTGCAGGCGCTGGGCGGCGCGAGGGTCGTGCTGGCCACCGCATCGAACTCGGCCGCCATGGCCGACACGGTCGGCGGGTTGCTGCCCCAGGGCGAATTGATCACCATCGGCGTCACCACGGAGCCGCTGCCGATCAGTCCGGTACAGCTGATCACGCCGGGTGTGAGCATCGTCGGGCACCCGTCCGGCACCTCGAAAGATGTCGAAGACACAATGCATTTCGCGGTGCTGTCGGGAGTGCGGGCCTGGATCGAGGAGTTGCCACTGGCGCAGGCCGCCGACGGATACGCCGCGATGGAGCAAGGGCGAGCGCGCTACCGCACCGTGTTGACCATGTGA